In Coleofasciculus sp. FACHB-T130, the following proteins share a genomic window:
- a CDS encoding pentapeptide repeat-containing protein has translation MIVDLKETELRGAFLKGKELRGADLRRVNLSEANLSYADLIEADLTEANLNGSNLSGACLNLANLSEADLTKADLSGTTLIGADLTAANLSGANLKKANLVGTNLENANLAGANLVGVDLSAAELKGAILQKAVYNQETRFPPDFNLQEAGAYLIASGTLLIGVNLSEVDLSGVYLKSADLKAANLMRANLVGANLENVNLAGANLVGTDLSKAKLRGTILEKAVYTQETQFPYEFDPSEAGAYLIAAGVCLPGVNLSGVNLSGADLRATNLRGAKLRGANLRGVDLSKANLRKADLDDANLSGADLRGADFTGAILKLVNFSEADLRGVDLTRADLKGANLSRADLRGVDLTGASLKQVNLSEADLRGVDLTRTDLRGANLSGADLTDVDLSRAMLKGADLTEANVPQENFFNLEIEAR, from the coding sequence GTGATTGTAGACTTGAAAGAAACTGAACTCAGGGGAGCTTTTCTCAAAGGGAAGGAGCTGAGGGGAGCAGACCTAAGAAGGGTAAACCTCAGCGAGGCGAACCTCAGTTATGCAGATCTCATAGAAGCAGACCTAACAGAGGCAAACCTGAATGGGTCAAATCTAAGTGGAGCCTGTCTCAATTTAGCAAATCTGAGCGAGGCAGACTTGACGAAAGCAGACCTGAGTGGAACCACCCTGATTGGAGCAGATTTAACAGCAGCCAACTTGAGCGGAGCCAACTTGAAAAAGGCGAATCTGGTTGGAACTAATCTGGAAAATGCTAACTTGGCTGGAGCGAACCTGGTAGGAGTGGACTTGAGCGCAGCCGAGCTAAAGGGGGCTATCCTACAAAAGGCTGTCTACAATCAAGAGACTCGATTCCCTCCAGACTTTAACCTTCAGGAAGCGGGGGCTTACTTGATTGCCTCTGGCACTTTACTCATCGGCGTCAACCTGAGTGAAGTCGATCTCAGTGGAGTTTATTTAAAGTCAGCCGACCTGAAAGCAGCAAATTTGATGAGAGCAAATCTGGTCGGCGCAAATTTGGAGAACGTTAACTTGGCGGGTGCCAATCTGGTTGGAACCGATTTGAGTAAAGCCAAGCTGAGGGGAACCATTCTAGAAAAAGCTGTCTACACGCAAGAGACTCAATTTCCCTACGAGTTTGACCCCAGTGAAGCTGGAGCTTACTTGATTGCTGCGGGTGTATGCCTGCCTGGGGTTAATTTGAGCGGAGTCAATCTGAGCGGAGCCGACTTAAGGGCGACCAATCTGCGAGGGGCAAAGTTACGAGGAGCAAACTTGAGAGGGGTAGACTTAAGCAAAGCTAACTTGAGGAAGGCTGACCTGGATGATGCCAACTTGAGCGGAGCCGACTTACGAGGGGCGGACTTTACGGGAGCCATTTTGAAGCTGGTGAACTTCAGCGAGGCGGATCTAAGAGGAGTAGACTTAACGCGAGCCGACTTGAAGGGAGCCAATCTAAGTAGAGCCGACTTGAGAGGAGTAGACTTGACGGGAGCTAGCTTGAAGCAGGTGAACTTAAGTGAAGCCGACTTGAGGGGGGTAGACTTGACGCGAACGGATTTAAGGGGAGCCAACCTAAGTGGGGCAGACTTGACGGATGTGGATTTGAGTCGGGCGATGCTCAAGGGTGCCGACCTGACAGAAGCCAACGTTCCGCAAGAAAATTTCTTTAACTTAGAAATAGAGGCGCGATGA
- a CDS encoding acetate--CoA ligase family protein — protein sequence MSREIMTDAVRVNARKTDAFDIFNFKHYMGPNPYLQTGALIFDFALTEYAQPPAISDYVSIIGDRYPHLRDETYESHAQLFARTVSEVGQLDMGLHLKHWSIKQLPTCTKIAVESLHARTSRAVVYSVWDWFEAIAQGKDFRIDDQFKAMQDQFRYSVYGGPTVYALWRTAHEKGIPVFYLWDEGLVQYGYGRKQIRGIATTFDCDSHLDSDFTTRKDDCKAFLGTLGFPVPKGDIVASLEDARAAAREIGYPVAVKPVVGHKGIGVTADVQDSEELKYAFSRAVNAIPKEQPVRIIVEKSYKGSDFRMLCVNGRFVAATERRAASVVGDGHSTIAELIEQENRKPDRIDTPTSPMGKIQCDEAMEMYLEEQGLGLDSVIESDRTVYLRKVANLSAGGLSIDKTSTVHPDNIILAQDIAQHFRLTCLGIDVIAQNLSKSWKDGEFGIIEINAAPGIYMHLRPAVGDSVDVPSHILETFFDSAEKARIPFITFNRISVQELQEVIDDILMQHPDWTIGAVCRDGVFVNRSQKNLNKDYNSNVQNLLRNPQLDLLIVEYTEDVLEADGMFYYGSNLVILDNPTETEMMLARDILHDSTVVIKEGDTISIRSHGLLEQYQLGSAEPFSRVYLKEIPKISPEFEVRH from the coding sequence ATGAGCAGAGAGATAATGACCGATGCAGTCCGTGTCAATGCGAGAAAAACGGATGCATTCGATATCTTTAACTTCAAGCATTACATGGGGCCAAACCCGTATTTGCAGACGGGGGCGCTAATATTCGATTTCGCTCTGACTGAGTACGCGCAACCTCCGGCAATTAGCGATTATGTATCGATTATTGGCGATCGCTACCCCCACTTGCGTGATGAAACCTACGAATCTCATGCCCAACTGTTCGCTCGAACCGTGTCAGAAGTGGGACAACTGGACATGGGGCTGCACCTCAAGCACTGGAGTATCAAGCAACTTCCCACTTGCACGAAGATTGCCGTAGAATCGCTTCATGCACGCACCAGTCGGGCAGTCGTTTACAGTGTTTGGGATTGGTTTGAAGCGATCGCTCAAGGCAAAGATTTTCGGATTGACGATCAGTTCAAGGCGATGCAGGATCAGTTCCGCTACTCCGTCTACGGCGGACCGACAGTCTATGCGCTGTGGCGTACAGCTCACGAAAAAGGAATTCCCGTTTTTTATCTATGGGACGAAGGACTGGTTCAATATGGCTATGGAAGAAAGCAGATTCGCGGGATAGCAACGACTTTTGACTGCGATAGCCATCTGGATTCGGACTTTACCACTCGCAAAGATGACTGCAAAGCTTTCTTAGGTACCTTGGGATTCCCCGTTCCCAAAGGTGACATCGTCGCTTCACTGGAAGACGCTCGCGCAGCCGCTAGAGAGATTGGCTATCCCGTCGCTGTGAAGCCGGTAGTGGGCCACAAAGGAATTGGGGTAACGGCTGATGTGCAAGATTCAGAAGAACTGAAATATGCCTTTAGCAGGGCAGTCAATGCGATTCCTAAAGAGCAGCCAGTCCGGATCATCGTCGAAAAAAGCTACAAAGGGTCAGATTTTCGGATGCTTTGCGTCAATGGTAGATTCGTCGCCGCGACGGAACGCCGCGCCGCATCAGTCGTGGGTGATGGACACTCGACGATTGCGGAATTGATCGAGCAGGAAAATCGGAAGCCAGACAGGATAGATACACCAACGTCGCCAATGGGCAAGATCCAGTGCGATGAAGCGATGGAAATGTACTTAGAAGAACAGGGATTAGGTCTGGATAGCGTGATTGAAAGCGATCGCACCGTCTATCTTCGCAAAGTTGCCAACCTATCGGCTGGCGGCTTGAGCATCGATAAGACTAGCACTGTTCATCCGGACAACATTATCCTGGCGCAAGATATCGCCCAGCATTTCCGCCTGACTTGCCTCGGTATTGATGTCATCGCCCAAAATTTATCCAAATCTTGGAAGGATGGTGAGTTTGGCATCATCGAAATTAACGCCGCCCCCGGCATCTATATGCATCTTAGACCCGCCGTTGGTGACAGCGTCGATGTGCCTTCCCATATTCTGGAAACCTTCTTTGACTCTGCCGAAAAAGCCAGAATACCTTTCATCACCTTCAACCGGATCTCAGTTCAAGAACTTCAAGAAGTCATTGACGATATCCTGATGCAACACCCCGACTGGACAATTGGCGCAGTTTGTCGGGATGGAGTTTTCGTCAATCGTTCCCAGAAAAACTTGAACAAAGATTACAACAGTAACGTTCAAAACCTGCTCCGGAATCCCCAGCTCGATCTGCTGATTGTTGAGTACACAGAAGACGTACTAGAGGCAGATGGGATGTTCTACTACGGGAGCAATCTTGTAATCTTGGATAATCCTACGGAAACCGAGATGATGCTGGCGAGAGACATTCTCCACGACTCTACTGTCGTGATTAAGGAAGGAGACACTATCTCCATCCGCTCTCATGGCTTGCTTGAACAGTACCAGCTTGGCTCAGCCGAACCTTTTTCGCGGGTTTATCTCAAAGAAATTCCGAAAATCTCACCTGAGTTTGAAGTCAGACACTAA
- a CDS encoding CsbD family protein, with product MSVEDRARAVAKNIEGKVQEGLGHVTGDQKDQAEGQMKQDEAAAMHLKEDLKDKAKEIVDRA from the coding sequence ATGAGCGTAGAAGATAGAGCCAGAGCGGTTGCTAAAAACATAGAAGGCAAGGTGCAAGAGGGGCTTGGTCATGTAACCGGCGACCAAAAAGACCAAGCAGAAGGTCAGATGAAGCAGGATGAAGCTGCTGCTATGCATCTAAAAGAAGACCTCAAAGATAAAGCAAAAGAAATTGTAGATCGAGCTTAG
- a CDS encoding cyanophycinase, translated as MEAQENVPANKPSGQLVIIGGAEDKEGDCTILREFVRRAGGTKARIVVMTVATELPREVGENYIRVFERLGAEDVRIVDTVEREDATSATYLEAIEKATGVFFTGGDQARITSILKGTQIDEAIHRRYAEGIVVGGTSAGAAMMPDVMIVEGDSETNPRVEVVEMGPGMGFLPGVVIDQHFLQRGRLGRLISALAQQPAVLGFGIDENTAIAVSDNKFEVIGEGAVTIVDESELTHSNIGDILKDEPLAVCGAKLHILPHGYKFDLKTRKPILD; from the coding sequence ATGGAAGCTCAAGAAAACGTACCAGCGAATAAACCTAGCGGGCAGTTGGTGATCATCGGGGGTGCAGAAGACAAGGAGGGAGACTGCACAATCCTTCGGGAGTTTGTTCGCCGCGCCGGGGGTACTAAAGCTCGAATTGTCGTCATGACCGTGGCGACAGAGTTGCCCAGAGAAGTGGGAGAGAACTATATCAGAGTGTTTGAGCGGCTGGGAGCCGAAGACGTTCGCATCGTTGACACCGTTGAGCGGGAAGATGCAACTTCAGCCACTTACTTAGAGGCCATTGAGAAAGCCACTGGTGTATTTTTTACCGGCGGAGATCAGGCTCGCATCACCAGCATTCTCAAGGGTACCCAGATCGATGAGGCGATTCACAGACGGTACGCTGAAGGAATCGTCGTGGGAGGCACCAGCGCTGGAGCTGCGATGATGCCAGATGTCATGATCGTTGAAGGCGACTCTGAGACAAATCCACGGGTTGAAGTGGTAGAGATGGGCCCCGGTATGGGCTTCTTGCCAGGAGTGGTCATCGATCAGCATTTCTTACAACGTGGGCGTCTGGGACGGTTAATTTCTGCCTTGGCACAGCAGCCTGCTGTCTTAGGATTTGGGATTGACGAGAATACAGCGATCGCGGTCAGCGATAACAAGTTTGAAGTAATCGGGGAAGGAGCTGTCACGATTGTCGATGAGTCAGAGCTGACCCATAGCAACATCGGTGACATTTTGAAGGATGAGCCTTTGGCAGTTTGTGGAGCTAAGCTTCATATCCTTCCACACGGATACAAATTTGATCTGAAAACTCGCAAGCCAATTCTTGATTAA